In the genome of Saccharomonospora viridis DSM 43017, one region contains:
- a CDS encoding enoyl-CoA hydratase-related protein — translation MADELVHYTTATGVATITLDSPHNRNALSAPLRAQLAASLDRAIDDDTVRVIVLDHTGPVFCAGMDLKEAKGAHAGQQGVNDFPALLQRLWTSPKPVIAKLAGPARAGGVGLVAAADIAVAVEDATFAFTEVRIGVVPAVISVTVLPRIGARAAHELFLTGEVFDARRAAEIGLLNAAVPADELDATVERYVFSLSLGAPTALAATKELLQGETARTMPETFEKMQALSAQFFAGEEGQEGIAAFTEKRLPNWVPERS, via the coding sequence ATGGCTGACGAACTGGTGCACTACACCACCGCGACGGGGGTCGCCACGATCACCTTGGACTCCCCGCACAACCGCAACGCGCTGTCCGCCCCGCTGCGAGCACAACTCGCCGCGAGCCTGGACCGAGCCATCGACGACGACACCGTGCGCGTGATCGTGCTCGACCACACCGGTCCGGTCTTCTGCGCCGGAATGGACCTCAAGGAGGCCAAGGGCGCGCATGCCGGCCAGCAAGGCGTCAACGACTTCCCCGCCCTGCTGCAGCGGCTGTGGACGAGCCCGAAGCCGGTGATCGCCAAACTCGCGGGTCCGGCGCGGGCGGGTGGCGTCGGGTTGGTCGCCGCCGCCGACATCGCCGTCGCGGTGGAAGACGCCACGTTCGCCTTCACCGAGGTCCGTATCGGTGTCGTACCGGCCGTGATCTCGGTGACCGTGTTGCCCCGCATCGGCGCCCGCGCCGCCCACGAACTGTTCCTCACAGGCGAGGTGTTCGACGCCCGACGGGCCGCTGAGATCGGTCTGCTCAACGCCGCCGTTCCCGCCGACGAACTGGACGCCACCGTCGAACGCTACGTCTTTTCGCTCTCCCTCGGAGCTCCGACCGCCCTGGCCGCGACGAAGGAACTGCTCCAGGGCGAGACGGCGCGCACCATGCCCGAGACCTTCGAGAAGATGCAGGCGCTCTCCGCACAGTTCTTCGCCGGTGAGGAAGGCCAGGAGGGAATCGCGGCGTTCACCGAGAAACGCCTCCCGAACTGGGTTCCCGAACGTTCCTGA
- a CDS encoding sodium:calcium antiporter, with product MVTQLWPLWLAVVVFLAAGGVTVVCSIRLVGLGDTLADRTGWGEALFGAVFFGLVTSLSGIVMTAATAAANLPQLAYSNAVGGIAVQTLAIVAADAAHRRVNLEYAAASELNLLFGCLLIVLLSTALLGSFSPELTVLGIHPVSPIMVAFYFGGLKLIQGREGPMWTAVVTRETRLDRPEEDDPFGTRSSKSLAGEFAAIAVVAVLGGWAVARAAESVVTMTGLSEGFVGGVLMGGVNALPETVTAITAVRRGALTLAVAAVIGGNSLDALNLVVGDVAFRGGSLFHAAGTDQLFLTTVALLMTAVLLGGLLLRQRLGWWRLGFDGVLLAVIYGGTVITLLY from the coding sequence GTGGTCACACAGTTGTGGCCGCTGTGGCTTGCTGTCGTGGTGTTCCTCGCCGCCGGAGGCGTCACCGTGGTGTGCAGCATCCGGCTGGTAGGCCTCGGTGACACACTGGCCGACCGCACCGGGTGGGGCGAAGCGCTCTTCGGCGCCGTGTTCTTCGGATTGGTGACCTCACTGTCCGGCATCGTGATGACCGCCGCCACCGCGGCGGCGAACCTACCTCAACTGGCGTACAGCAACGCCGTCGGGGGAATCGCGGTGCAGACACTGGCGATCGTGGCCGCCGATGCCGCCCACCGCAGGGTCAACCTGGAATACGCCGCCGCCTCGGAACTGAATCTGCTGTTCGGTTGCTTGTTGATCGTGTTGCTCAGTACGGCGTTGTTGGGTTCGTTCAGCCCCGAGCTGACCGTGCTCGGCATCCATCCCGTGTCACCGATCATGGTGGCGTTCTATTTCGGTGGGTTGAAGCTGATCCAGGGCCGTGAGGGGCCGATGTGGACGGCCGTGGTCACCCGGGAGACCAGGCTGGACCGTCCCGAGGAGGATGATCCGTTCGGCACGCGGTCGTCGAAGTCGCTCGCGGGCGAGTTCGCGGCCATCGCGGTCGTGGCCGTGCTCGGCGGATGGGCGGTGGCGCGGGCGGCGGAAAGCGTCGTGACGATGACGGGGCTGAGTGAGGGGTTCGTGGGCGGCGTCCTCATGGGAGGGGTCAACGCCTTGCCCGAGACGGTGACGGCGATCACCGCGGTACGTCGGGGTGCGTTGACGTTGGCGGTGGCGGCCGTGATCGGGGGGAACAGTCTCGATGCGTTGAACCTCGTCGTGGGCGACGTCGCGTTCCGTGGCGGGTCGCTGTTCCACGCGGCTGGGACCGACCAACTGTTCCTCACCACGGTTGCTTTGTTGATGACGGCCGTGCTGTTGGGTGGTCTGTTGCTGCGGCAGCGTCTCGGTTGGTGGCGGTTGGGGTTCGACGGCGTGCTGCTCGCGGTGATCTACGGCGGTACGGTGATCACACTTCTGTACTGA
- a CDS encoding sirohydrochlorin chelatase, whose amino-acid sequence MRAHTTVTTQCPPPLVAVAHGSRDPRSATTVRALVELVRAGMPHVLVRTAFLDLSDPPLPDLLIELHAEGHRHVVVVPLLLGDAYHARVDLPGIVARLTDRLPHLQVTVSDVLGPDPVLGELALRRVRETGADVTDPRLGVLVAAVGSSHAPANAAVGRLAESWEERHGFMATPVFASSTQPDVPAALAALRARGARRFAVASWFLAPGLLPDRVRDAVRASVPDARIAAPLGAEPTIAEVIRRRYSTALATPRDHRPT is encoded by the coding sequence GTGAGGGCACACACCACCGTGACCACGCAGTGCCCGCCCCCGCTCGTCGCCGTCGCGCACGGCAGTCGGGACCCGAGGTCGGCCACCACCGTGCGCGCACTCGTGGAGCTGGTACGGGCGGGCATGCCTCACGTGCTCGTGCGAACGGCGTTTCTCGACCTGTCCGACCCCCCATTGCCGGATCTGCTCATCGAGCTGCACGCGGAAGGACATCGGCACGTCGTGGTGGTTCCGCTGTTGCTCGGCGACGCCTATCACGCACGCGTGGACCTACCGGGGATCGTGGCTCGACTCACCGACCGACTCCCGCACCTTCAGGTGACGGTGTCGGACGTCCTCGGCCCCGACCCGGTGCTGGGCGAACTCGCCTTACGACGCGTGCGGGAGACCGGCGCGGACGTGACCGACCCCCGGCTCGGCGTGCTGGTGGCGGCCGTGGGATCCTCCCACGCCCCCGCGAACGCCGCCGTGGGGCGGCTCGCCGAGAGCTGGGAGGAGCGCCACGGTTTCATGGCCACCCCGGTGTTCGCGAGCAGCACCCAACCCGATGTTCCGGCCGCGCTCGCGGCACTACGCGCACGCGGTGCCCGGCGATTCGCGGTGGCGTCCTGGTTCCTGGCGCCCGGCCTCCTGCCGGACCGCGTTCGGGACGCGGTGCGTGCCTCGGTGCCCGACGCGAGGATCGCCGCACCCCTCGGCGCGGAACCGACGATCGCCGAGGTGATACGCCGTCGCTACTCCACGGCCCTCGCGACACCACGAGACCACCGCCCCACCTGA